Below is a genomic region from Methanocorpusculum vombati.
GCGAAAAAAATCGAGGAGATGGGATCCGGCATCATGATCCTTGGCAATGCCGTCACCAAAGAAAAACTCGACACGGCAATCGCACAAGCCCTCATACTCACCCCTCCCGACCTGCGGCAGCTGCTCTCCGCCTTGGACGGACGGGAAACCGTCCGCGGGATTCTGGAAAGTCTGCACTCATCATGAGTTCAGAGTTCAGAACTCATTCCAATTTGAAATAAAAGCAGTCAGGTCTGTTTTTTCATTTCGGACAGAACGTATCTATTTATATACCTAACACCATATCTATACCACAAGAGAAAAAAATTCGATCTCCCCCTGTCGGGGAAGAGAGAAGGGAAAAAATCTCCGTCACCTCATTTTCAAAAAAATGAAATGAACTCTGAACTCTGAGTTCACGAACCACTCACTTCGTGTGCCGTCCGTCCCAGTACTCCTCCGGTTCCTCCCGGCACAGACGCTGTTCATGGAAGATCGTCTGTTTGCCGATCAACATATACGCAACAGCCACCGCCCCCATTGCCGGAACAAACAGCGAAAAGTCCCCGGTCATCTCAAGAACCATAATCATAATCGCAATCGGAGCATGGGCAATCCCGCCGAACAGAGCAAGCATCCCGATGATCACAAATGCCGGCACACTCGCAAGCGGCACAAGTTCCGGCAGAATCAGATGCAGAAACATCCCGAACGCCCCGCCCGCAAACCCGCCGACCGCAAGCCCGGGTGCAAACACCCCGCCGCTGCTGCCCGACCCGATCGTAAGGGAGGTGGTCACGGTTTTTACAATCGGCAGAAGAATCAGAACCGACAGCGGCAGCATATTGTACATCGCCATCTGCACAAACCCGTATCCGCTGCCAAGACTGGCCAGTCCCACCATCATCATCTCCGGCGAAAGATACGATAGAGCAATGATCAGAACACCGATCAGGAATGCACCCAGAACCGGCTTTGCATATTTTGGAATGTGATACCGAACGGCGACCCGGTCGAAGACCGCCTTTGTTCCGTAAAATGTTTTCACATAAAATATGCCGACCCCTGCGGCAAGGACGCCGAGGAGAAGAAAGAGCGGAATCTGTGCGACCGACCAGACGAGCGAAGCCGCACCGAAGATCGGCGCGTACCCTTCAAAGAACCCAAAAATGGAATAACCGATGATGGATGCAAGGAAGGACGGCATAACCACGTCCGCCTCAAAGTCTCGCAGATACAAAATCTCGGCGGCGAGAATTGCGCCGCCGAGCGGAGCTTTGAAGATCGTACCGATACCCGCACCGATACCGGTTGCAATCGCTATTTTTCGTTCGCGCGGCGAGAGGTGCAGCACGTCTGCAATAAACGCCCCGAACCCTGCGGCTATCTGGGCGGTCGGCCCTTCCCGCCCCGCAGACCCTCCGGTTGAGATCGTAATGATGGAAGCAACTGCCTTGACGATCGGAACCCGCCAGCGGATTTTTCCGTCGCCGTGATACGCCCGAATCGCCGCGTCGGTTCCGTGGCCCTCGGCTTCCGGGGCGAAGAAGTACACGATGAGGCCGGAGAGGAGAGCGCCTCCGCAGAGGATAGGAAGAATCAGCCAGACAACTGGCGGGGCTGTCCATCCGGCAATCTCTGCCGCAGTCTGACCTTCGAGGGGAAGGTCTGCACCGAAGAGAATCTCCATGACAAATGCTGTGCTGTACTCAAGACCTTTGAAGAAGAGATACGCCCCAAATCCTGAGATGACACCGACCGTCACCCCAATCAGAATCAGTTTTCTAAAGGAACTCTCACACTTCTTTTCGCTCACACATTCCATCCCCGCATGTAATCTGATACTTTCTCCTGCGGTTATAAAAAAGGAGAGGACTTGAACTGTTCACGCAGAACTGTTTTTGAGTACCTCTTCGTCGAGCATGTCGAGTTTTGCGGCGACCTGAACCATATCGATAGGAACGGCCACCATGTTGAGGGCAGTGCTGAGGAAGTCAAGCAGAATCTCCAGCACCACGGCAATTCCGAGAGCTTCGACCGGGATGCCGAGCTGGAGGAAGAGGATGGAGTAACAGGCGATTCCTCCGCCGGGAACGGGCGGGACGGCGAGTGCCAGAAGTCCTGAGGTGAGGATTGCCATAAAAATCCACGAGAGCGTGATGGGAACTGCATAGTAGTCTGCCATGAAGAGACAGACGCAGAAAAATATTGCCGCGTGGCCCGGACGGGAGAATGCGGTGCCGAGCGGCACCCCGAAGTTGACGAGCCGGGAGGAGATACCGAATTTTTTGCCGCAGGTTTCCATGTTGGTCGAAAACGTTGCGGCGGAGGATGCGGTGGTAAGGGCGATGAGGAACGACGGCAGAAGTTTTTTGGCAAGGACAACCGGCGAGATTCTTCTTCCCAGAACAACGCCCCCTCCCATGAGGAGGAGATTGACGATGACACAGAGTACAATGACGGCGAAGAGTTTCCAGAGGTCGCCGAGGTTTTCGATGTCGGTGAGCATGAGATGCAGAATGCTGATGAAGATGATGATCGGCAGAAGGGAGGTGATCCACTCCATGACCAGCTGAATGAGGGTGTTTGCCTGGCCGACGAACTGCACAATGGCGGGGATCTTTTTGTTGAGAATGAGCATTGCAAGACCGAAGACGACGGCAAGAAAGATGATCTGGAGGGTGTTTCCTTCGGCAAAGGGGGTGACGATGTTTGCGGGGATGATGGAGAGGAGCATGGCAAAGATTGCCTGGAACTCTCCGGCGCTCTGCGACCCGCCGGAGATTGCTACGGGGAAGAAGAAGAGGCATACAACCGTACAGACGACGAGGGTGAAGTAGATGCGCCCGAAGTATCTGCCGATGACTTTGTTGCCGATGTTGCCCAAGGTTGCCGTGTCGCCGATACTGTAGATACCCCACAGAAGCGAGAGGAACATCATGGGGAGTGCGATTGCGATGAGGACGCCGATAAAGGTATCAAAGAGCGGGGTGACCACTCCCGTGCCGATAGCGTGGGAGATGTCTGCCGGAAGCATGCGGCAGCCGAGTCCGGCAAGGAGTCCGGCAATGACGGAGCAGACAAGATAGATGAGAGGGTTGATCTTTTTCCGCTTCGGCATGAGGGCGATCTGGTTTTCGCCGTTGACGTAGTGGTAGGACGGAACAAGACCGATGTTTGCAAGGAGCGTCTGCACGGAGTTTCCGCCGGTTAAGACGCAGTCCTCTTCACCGCCGAAGGGGTTGACTTTGGGGCCGGGAACGGCCATGGTGATGTACTGGCGGCCCAGCCGTCGTCCGCTGCGGAAGGTGCATTCGCTTCCTTCGCCGAGGACAGCGAGCCATTTGAGGAGAACTTTCTCGACGGCTATCTGTAAGTTCTTGGCGTCGTCAGCACCGATCTGTCCTTCTTTGAGGGTCTTTGCGGTGAGCGAGCTTATCTCGGTGACCGCGGTTTCCGAAAGACGGTAGGTGAGGGTTTTTGGGGCAATGTCGAGCTGCATGGATACTGAGGTTGTGTGAGTAAGAATGTTCTGTGCTGGTATTTATTGGATGCGGGTTTGGGGAATCTGCAGGTACATTACTAATTTGACACAAGTTAGTAATTCTAAAGTAATTGCAAATGATTACTCTCTGGCGAATGGGTGTTCTGTATTCACTCTGTAATACTGAGCTTTTCCCCGTTTTTTCATCCGCACATATCCCCGTGCATCCAGATGCATCAGATCAGTTCTTGCAGTCTGATAGGCAACGGAAAATCTGTCTGCAATTTCCCGGATCCCGAACTCCTCATCCTTATACTTCAGCATATACCGAAGGATCTGTCCCTGCCGCTTTGTCAGATCCGGTAAAGCATCAATCAGACGATCTGCTTTACTTATCCTCTCTCTCTCATTGTGCAGATGCTCAGTGAGTTTTTCCCGTGCCTTTTGGATGCAGTGGATAGTATATCTGATAAAGTAGGTAAGATCCATTGCATCCTCTTCCGTTGCAGTGTAAGCGTTCCGGTACTGTGCCGGAGCCTGGGTGATAATTTTTGAGATCGGAATGTACTCAAACAGCCGGTAGCCCCGGGAAAGCACATACCAGTAAAACAGCGTCCTCGCGGTTCTACCGTTCCCATCGTAAAACGGATGGATGTACCCAATGAGGAAATGCAGTGCAATCCCGACAATGATCGGGTGAACAAATGAATCAGCAGTACTGTTTTCCCGATCTCGGTTCGCCAGATCGCAGACAGCCTGAATGAGGGCGGGAAGCTCCGCTGCCTTCGGAGGATAGTGAACAACTTTTCCCGACCGTCCTTCCACAACCGCAACATCGTCGGTTGTCCGAAACGTTCCTGACTGATGCTCATCCTTCAGGGTCTCGGTTGTTACAATCCGCTGAAGTTCACAGAGAAACTCAGGAGTAAGCAAAATATCTTTTTTGTCCCGGATAAACTGCATTGCGTGATGATTGTTTACAATCATCTGTTCGTCCTTTGTTTTGGGAGGAATATTTTTCCGCAGCATATTTTTGGCGACCAGTTCCGTAGTTACTGCGCCTTCCAGTCTGCTGGAATAAATTGCTTCATCGGAGAATGCCTCAATGATGTACTCAGACATTGTGTCGAGTGTTTTTTTTCCCAGATCCAAAATCCTGGAAAGATCCTGATCACACAGATACAGTTCTCTTGCAATTTCTCCGGTCAGTACATAGCGTATCTCAATTGGATCAAAGGGCAGCCGCTGTGATGCGAGATGGCGTGCAAGTTTCATCATCTGCCATATCCGGTCTGCAGCATCCGGTTTTACGCGGTAGCGAAGCTCTTCGTATGTATAATAATTCCCATACTCATTGATACGCTGTATCTCTTTTGCAAGTTCCTGCATATCCGCATCAGGGGGGGATGAGGAAGTATCTGTTTTCATAGTAGTATTTTTCAATTACTAACTTATTGAAATTAGTAGTTCATAAATATGCTCTTCCAAAAAGAGATCACCCTAATATCCCCTGCCGCCCTATTATACCAGTACAACAATGCCGGATCACCACACCCTCCCGGAAATCCTT
It encodes:
- a CDS encoding chloride channel protein, whose protein sequence is MSEKKCESSFRKLILIGVTVGVISGFGAYLFFKGLEYSTAFVMEILFGADLPLEGQTAAEIAGWTAPPVVWLILPILCGGALLSGLIVYFFAPEAEGHGTDAAIRAYHGDGKIRWRVPIVKAVASIITISTGGSAGREGPTAQIAAGFGAFIADVLHLSPRERKIAIATGIGAGIGTIFKAPLGGAILAAEILYLRDFEADVVMPSFLASIIGYSIFGFFEGYAPIFGAASLVWSVAQIPLFLLLGVLAAGVGIFYVKTFYGTKAVFDRVAVRYHIPKYAKPVLGAFLIGVLIIALSYLSPEMMMVGLASLGSGYGFVQMAMYNMLPLSVLILLPIVKTVTTSLTIGSGSSGGVFAPGLAVGGFAGGAFGMFLHLILPELVPLASVPAFVIIGMLALFGGIAHAPIAIMIMVLEMTGDFSLFVPAMGAVAVAYMLIGKQTIFHEQRLCREEPEEYWDGRHTK
- a CDS encoding dicarboxylate/amino acid:cation symporter; the encoded protein is MQLDIAPKTLTYRLSETAVTEISSLTAKTLKEGQIGADDAKNLQIAVEKVLLKWLAVLGEGSECTFRSGRRLGRQYITMAVPGPKVNPFGGEEDCVLTGGNSVQTLLANIGLVPSYHYVNGENQIALMPKRKKINPLIYLVCSVIAGLLAGLGCRMLPADISHAIGTGVVTPLFDTFIGVLIAIALPMMFLSLLWGIYSIGDTATLGNIGNKVIGRYFGRIYFTLVVCTVVCLFFFPVAISGGSQSAGEFQAIFAMLLSIIPANIVTPFAEGNTLQIIFLAVVFGLAMLILNKKIPAIVQFVGQANTLIQLVMEWITSLLPIIIFISILHLMLTDIENLGDLWKLFAVIVLCVIVNLLLMGGGVVLGRRISPVVLAKKLLPSFLIALTTASSAATFSTNMETCGKKFGISSRLVNFGVPLGTAFSRPGHAAIFFCVCLFMADYYAVPITLSWIFMAILTSGLLALAVPPVPGGGIACYSILFLQLGIPVEALGIAVVLEILLDFLSTALNMVAVPIDMVQVAAKLDMLDEEVLKNSSA
- a CDS encoding Fic family protein yields the protein MKTDTSSSPPDADMQELAKEIQRINEYGNYYTYEELRYRVKPDAADRIWQMMKLARHLASQRLPFDPIEIRYVLTGEIARELYLCDQDLSRILDLGKKTLDTMSEYIIEAFSDEAIYSSRLEGAVTTELVAKNMLRKNIPPKTKDEQMIVNNHHAMQFIRDKKDILLTPEFLCELQRIVTTETLKDEHQSGTFRTTDDVAVVEGRSGKVVHYPPKAAELPALIQAVCDLANRDRENSTADSFVHPIIVGIALHFLIGYIHPFYDGNGRTARTLFYWYVLSRGYRLFEYIPISKIITQAPAQYRNAYTATEEDAMDLTYFIRYTIHCIQKAREKLTEHLHNERERISKADRLIDALPDLTKRQGQILRYMLKYKDEEFGIREIADRFSVAYQTARTDLMHLDARGYVRMKKRGKAQYYRVNTEHPFARE